GTTACCAGTCGCTTCACTAATAGCTCAGATGAAAGGAAAACCATTAGCAATAATAAGAAAACGTTTCTTTTCATCAAAAAATCTTCTCGATAAAGTTAAATATTCCTCAGGCTATGAAAGAGGAACATACTACATTTACGGTGTAAACGAAGGTGATAAAGTATTAATCATTGACGATACTGTTTCCACAGGTGGAACACTCTTAGCAATAATAGAAACCTTATTAAAACATAATGTAAAGATCATGGACATTGCATGCATAATGGAAAAAGTAATGTACAACGGAAAAGAAATAATAGAAAAACGCTTCAAAATACCAATAAAAACACTAATAAAAATCCGTAAAGAAAACAACACAATCACAGTAGAAATCAAATAATCACCTATTCAAAAATGCAACTATTATAAGAACTACAAGACCTGCAAACAATGGGACATGAGACATCGCTAAAGGATGCACTCTTCCTAAAGAATCTACTATAGACTCAGACACTCTTCCCGCATTAAATGATGCTACAATTATAGTCATCAAAGCAACAACACTCCTTTTTTCATCTTTTATTAACACTAAAAATAAGACAAAGTAAATTATCATATAGAGAAGATTCTCAATTAGAATAAAGTCTGATGGAACGGTACCTGTAATAATAAAAAATAAATCTGTCATCATGTAAACTAAAAATGCTAGTATCAACAAAACTTTAAATATCGTAATCGAGTATGGCATGATACATAGATTTTAATTGAACTTAAAAATTTATCGGTTAAAACGCACGATCACTCATATTATCTAATTCTCATCTCAAACACAGAAATCTCACAGCAACGATGTCTTTTTAACAAAACTGATCAGAGACTGAAGTTTCTACAGTTGTTTATGTACATAATTCTTCGTAAGGTTAATTGGGGACTTCGATGAGACTATAAAGCTATGTAAATCTTTCACGAGAGAAATTATTTTAATATTTTTATTGTTACAAAATCTTTATAACCTCTTAATTTAATAAGTAATGCTAAACATTGAGGTGCCCATAGTGAGTATAAGAAAGCTCATACCTTTGACGTTGGCTATAACACTTAGCGGAGCCTTAAGTCCTGGACCTCTTTCAGCCTCAGCAATAATCATTGGAGCTTCTATGGGATTATTTGGAGGTCTCTTAATAGCTTTAGGTCATATGATAGTAGAGCTACCTTATGTAGTTGTGCTTTATAAGCTTATTAACCAATTCAAAAGGTTCCTATCGAAAACTAAGCTAATGCTTAACATAATAGTTATATTATTCTTGTTATATTTCTCCTATCTTTTAATTAGAGATTCTATAAAAATTCTTAAAAACAACACATCATCTCTGACTGCATCATTAATAATAACAGATCCATTAGGTGCTGTAAGTATAGGAATAATACTTACAGGATTGAACGCATACTTTTTAACATGGTGGCTCACAGTAGGTTATCCCTTAATAGAAGAATCCTCAAAACATGGAATAAAGGGATTAAGCACAATGTATATAAGTCATGTATGGATGGACTATGCTTGGCTGACAATATTAGCTAGCGGTGGAAACACAGTTAAATTATTGGGATCAACACCATATGCAATATTACTCTTAGTAATAGCATTAATACTTATAATATTCACAATAAAAATGACATCAGACACTATTAAAATAATTAAAACTCATAAAACCAATTAACCGAATTTTCTAACTCATCTCAAGAAGAAGCGTTAAGCGGAGATACAGACAACAAAATACCGAGCACTCCTACTTAACTTGGGACCCTTTTAGACACATTTATTGAAATCATTAGGAAGTTATAACAACTACATATATATTCAAAGAAAGTCTAAAAGCTTTAGTTCTGAGATGGATTGTCAATAGGCTTGGGTATATGTTTATGATGTTTTTGAGTGAATTGCTCTCAAGTAAGCTATGAGTGTGTAAGTGTTACGTTAAAGTGTCTCAGAGCTTTATGAGACCCTGAGAACTTGAAGAATAATGAATCACTCGACTTCAGTTGAAGAGAGTGTTAATGACAGATTAGCATTATTATGTAAAGAGGATAGTATATAATAGAAAATAAGAATAGGTTTTTTAGTATTTCAGTTATTGTTGTTATAAGAGAGATTAAATTTTAAGTTTAATAGTTATTATAGATGATTTCATTTAACAGAAACCTTTTTATATTTTGAACATGAAAATATCCCGTGAATGCTGTGGAGAAAACTGGAATCATGGGTTTCGTATTCATTGGTGCAGGAATAGTTTTACTTCTAATTGTGTTTGTTTTTGCTTACCAAAGTTACCTAAGTTATACAATTCCAATAGGAACGGATATGATAGGCGCAATAAACATATTACTTGAGGCAGGTGTAAAAGCGTTATTTCTTGGAATAATGGCGTGGGTTGGATCAATTTTATTGCTTAGAGGGCTTGAGTCATTCAAAATTGAGAAAGGTATTGGAATGGTGACGTTGAAGGTCGAGAAAGGAACTGAGGTGATAACGATACCTAAGGAGGCTCTTAAGGAAGAAACAAAAGGAAAACAGGAAAAATAGGTGAAACACATAATGCATAAGAGAGCGATTGGGCCGTTAAAAGCCTTTTTTATCATTCCTTCATTAATATCTATTATTATATTGGTAACGTTTGGTTACTCAGCCTATAGACTTTCAGAAGATATGCAAACCTTATTTACTACTAATGTACCAGAACTTTCGTTCAATGGAACGCATTTAATAATGGAAGGTTTTACACTTAGAAATAGTGGAATATATCCTCTATCCTTAAAAATAGGATTCAACATAGCTATTGGAAATTTAACTTCAGAAACAGTATCGCAACGCGTTGATATTCCCCCGAACAGTGTAAAAAAGATGGATAACATTATTTTACGTATAAACGAAACCTCTCTTCAAACTGCAATAATGAATGAAACAACATTGACGCTCACTACACGAGTGGAAATCTCTATAAAACCATTAATAGAGATTATTGCCCAAAATTCAACTAAAACAAAAATAGGACCATTAATTAGCGTTAATTATAATATTGACGGAGTAAACGATTACAATTCAACTCACATGAGATTATCCATATCGTATGATATTACAAACAACTTGCCTCAAGAAATTAGTGGTCATGTGAAAATAATGATAAAAGACACGCAAATCTATGGATATGGTGAATCAACACTTAATGTTCCAGCAAAGACAAGAATTCATGGTACTATACCCGTTTTTATTAAAAAATCCATAGGATTTGGAACTTATAATGCTGTTATAACACTAACTGTTAATGGGATAACAAAAACATCAACACTTAGCGTTCAAATACCTTAGGTGTTTTATATGGATATAAAGAGTTTAATTAATAAAATTCTCATGTCTGGTATAAAAGCAGCAATATATATAATGATAATCGCTTTTGTCTTCAGCATACCTTTTACACACTCATTTCTGCAGTCAGCAAATATTGAGCCACAATCCTTCATGACATATCTAATAATGATCACTATTCTCGCAGCGTTCACAGGCATGCTAGAAAATAGTGTAATAGGTAGAATAATTTCAATAGGTATTAACATGGCGTTCATTGCATATATCATCATAATTACTTCAGGTGGAGTATACACAACCAAATACCAAGGGTTTATAATAGAGGCAAGATATCCAATATTACTTTTTATAATTATATTACCTCTCCTAACCTCTATTATCGAGAATGTTTGGAAAATGATACATAAATCTTCTACAAAACCTATAAAAACAATAGAATAACAATGAAAACTATTTTTGCAGTATTTAGTTAACGCAATCGAAGACTTTTAGCTATTAAAATTGTTCAAGTTTGCATCCAACATCCTAAAGTGTGAAGCTTTCAATTGCAAAGGGAATGATAAATTTATTAAATAGTTCTAAGCATTATGAATAAGGTGAAGTATTATGGATGATACTTATTCATATTTGTCAAATGTGTATGGTAAAAATCATTTTGAGCTTGATAAACCGTTTCGAGTAATACTTGAGTATTATATTGGTAAAAGCGTTGATTTTTCTGAATTGGGAAAATTTGTTGGTAAAGAGCTTTACGAGATCGCAGATTATATTGATAAAAATGCTAATCCGAAACATATAATGTGGAGTGTTAATGGCGAGCGCGTTGATAGTGTATGGTTAGATCCCGCGCAAAGATGGGTTCTTGAAAAATTATTAAAAGAATACAGTGTGAACAAACCTCCATATAAGGAAGGAAATTGGCATAAGCATTACGCTTCGCTATATTTGATTTCTGATCCCGGAATAGCATGCATAATAACAGTAACAAATCAAACAGCATATGCTTTATACAAGTATGGATCTGAAGATTTAAAAAAGTATGTGCCGCATCTAATTGGAGATGCTGATCCGATAATGTATGGTGCCACATGGTTCACTGAAATTCA
This region of Thermoprotei archaeon genomic DNA includes:
- a CDS encoding LysE family transporter — encoded protein: MSIRKLIPLTLAITLSGALSPGPLSASAIIIGASMGLFGGLLIALGHMIVELPYVVVLYKLINQFKRFLSKTKLMLNIIVILFLLYFSYLLIRDSIKILKNNTSSLTASLIITDPLGAVSIGIILTGLNAYFLTWWLTVGYPLIEESSKHGIKGLSTMYISHVWMDYAWLTILASGGNTVKLLGSTPYAILLLVIALILIIFTIKMTSDTIKIIKTHKTN
- a CDS encoding phosphoribosyltransferase family protein — translated: MIAKIISYFEKAEIIKRKWVKDNSKKIYEFIVNPITENIPPPDPNVIAWIADKINSITSNDIDKVVVPEALGLPVASLIAQMKGKPLAIIRKRFFSSKNLLDKVKYSSGYERGTYYIYGVNEGDKVLIIDDTVSTGGTLLAIIETLLKHNVKIMDIACIMEKVMYNGKEIIEKRFKIPIKTLIKIRKENNTITVEIK